DNA from Schistocerca gregaria isolate iqSchGreg1 unplaced genomic scaffold, iqSchGreg1.2 ptg000333l, whole genome shotgun sequence:
atacttccttaacatcttcagtgtcacgctctaattataagctatttaagtaaacgaaaaacaatattaccaaaataaatattcaaaaaataatagttaaaagataaatcttgaaattagaatcatatcaaccttgaatataaccaattaaataaataaataatctatataaaccttgaccaccaagtaattcacctcaaccataatcaaatgacttagatgaataataacctatttttaaaggaatatatctaataaacttagttgaaagaaaaggtataaatcatatagaaccagcaaatctaacaaaagaaagtatacttacagaaaataaattatgagaaaaatcaaaattagaaataagataacctaaataagcacctaaaataacaactgtaatagttaaaaactttaaataataaggtaaagcaatcacatgaggaataggaaaaattaatcaagataaaagactaccaccaaaaacagcaacaaacaatagaccaattattccaaatgaaatataataacccttatcatcaaaagaaaatctagaataaaaattattatcaccagatattgaataataaaacaaacgaaaagaataagaagcagttaaaccagtagaaaaaaaataaaagaaaaaaattaaacaattaattcatcttaacaaaccatctcaagaattaaatccttggaataaaatcccgctaaaaaaggtattccacacaaagataaactagaaacattaaaacaaactgaagttaaaggtatgaaattaacaattgatcctataaaacgaatatcctgagaatccttcaaattatgaattattgaacctgcacatataaataataatgccttaaataaagcatgagccaataaatgaaaaaatgcaagctttggataacctatagccaaaattcttattattaaaccaagttgtcttaaagtagaaagagcaataatcttctttaaatcaaactcaaaattagcgcccaatccagccataaatatagttatacaaccaattaaaagtaaaaatcaaccacaattataagtatccaatattggtctaaaacgaattaataattaaacaccagcagtaacaagagtagaagaatgaactaaagcagaaacaggagtaggagctgctatagcagcaggaagtcatgaagagaaaggaatctgagctctcttagatatagctgctaaaacaattaatatagtaatgagctttatttcaaaagaattagaaataaaatcataataataaatataatttcaaccaccaaaatttaacattcatgcaatagaaattaaaatagcaacatcaccaatacgattagaaagtgcagttaatataccagcactataagattttacattttgataataaataactaaacaataagaaactaaacctaaaccatctcaacctaataaaattctaattaaattaggactaataattaaaaaacctatagaaagaataaatattaaaacaataataataaaacgatttatattcttttcaccagatatataatcctctctataataaataaccaaagaagaaatatatataacaaaagatataaaaataagagatattcaatccaaaattaaagttataacaactatagaaccatttaaattgaaaagctctcactcaacaaaaactctataatcaattattaaataataaatacctaaaataaaaattatagttctcgaaataaacaaagaaaaaaaactcaaagaacaaatagaaaataaattcacggcctaagatgaaaaacttcatatcattgattccacaaaacaatatttttaattaaaatacttaagcaaactaaacaaagaaatattcaccctttaaacagagaatatttaaaggcaatcaatgtacaagtaaaagatgatattcacgaaaataaccaagagaacaagtataaacaccagaataataatttccatgctgagaataagaatatatatacaaagtataaacagctctagaaaaagataaaaaaatcaaagcaaagaatctaaaagaagatcaagatataattctatttaataatctaatttcacctaccaaatttaaagaaggaggagcagccatatttgatgatcttaaaagaaatcatcataaagccattcttggcatcaaattaattatacccttgttaattaataatcttcgtctacctaaacgttcataaataatattagataaacaaaataaaccagaagaacataaaccatgaccaaccattagagaaagagaacctacacaacctcatcaattcatagtcatcaatccaccaataaccattcttatatgagcaacagaagaatatgcaattaaagactttaaatcaacctgacgaaaacaaataaatcttacaataacacccccagataaacctaaagacaatcaaaaataattaaaccttaaacccaaataagaaataacctttataacacgaaaaataccataaccacctaactttaataaaacaccagcaagaattattctacctgaaataggggcctctacatgagccttaggaagtcataaatgaaccaaaaacataggtatcttaactaaaaaagccaaaattataaatacataaaacataaaataataagaaccagaatcaaccaataaaggaaaatataaagtattagaaaaatcataaaccttaaataaaactaataataaaggtaatctagcaaccaaagtataaaaaattaaataaacaccagcctgcaaacgctcaggttgataaccccaacccaaaattaaaagtaaagtaggaactaatctagcctcaaaaaaaatataaaaagaaagaagacttaatctagcaaatgaacaataaagcataattattaaaatcaaaaccataaaaacaaaaaaattagaatgatatgaacttaaataaactgaacctctagcagtgattattaaagaacaaatccaaaaactaagtaaaattaaactaaaagaaaaataatcaataccaaaataatatctaattatattcaaatcagcatatgaataaacacaaattataaaaacaaaacccaacagaaacattaaagaatgaaccaaccatcaacaattatttaataaacaaagagggatcaaaaaatagttataaataaatactttaacataaagataaaccaaaagaattaaaaaaatcattaccatgagaacgaattattgaaactaaaatagaaagacctaaagcaccctcacaaacagaaaaaactaaaaaaataacaggaaaaaaataatcataatcaaactcaataagaaaaacaataactaacataaataaagaaagaacaatatattctaatctcaaaagaaccattaataaatgtttacgtttagaagaaaaaacataaacaccagcaaaataaatcaataaagaagtaaaaatagagaatacaaacattagtgttaatagtttaaaaaaaaacgccggtcttgtaaaccggaaataagtccagcccccacttttaaaacttcagaggtggaaaagcttccatcatcggtccccaaaaccggtattttaaataaactaacccctgaaatgatcaaaataataattatatcattatcaaatgtaataaatattaattttattaaattaagacacccaatatcaataatgct
Protein-coding regions in this window:
- the LOC126306469 gene encoding NADH-ubiquinone oxidoreductase chain 5-like — encoded protein: MAGLGANFEFDLKKIIALSTLRQLGLIIRILAIGYPKLAFFHLLAHALFKALLFICAGSIIHNLKDSQDIRFIGSIVNFIPLTSVCFNVSSLSLCGIPFLAGFYSKDLILEMVC